Genomic segment of Gloeocapsa sp. PCC 7428:
TGCGGGTATTTCTCGTAACATTGAAGTATACCTGTTTCAGTGCGCGTTTTTCCTGGTAAAGCAGTGCTAACTTGTTCTACAGCGCTGATTAGTGGGTTATTAAAAGTCTTTGTTACCAATCCGATAACACCCTGTTTCACCATGCTGACATCGGTAACAATCGGAACACCACACCGCAGCGCCGCGATTCCGGCATGAATTGCTTCTGGACTAAAGGAAATCAGATGTTTAAACTCAAAGTCGGCGGTAGTGTGAATCACGCGGCGGACGATCGCATATTCCGCATCACTCCAATTATGCGCGCCGATTTCGCGGTCAATGACGGCAAAACTTTGCTCCATAATGGGATGGATTTGGATCGTACTTTCGTTTTGTTCGCGCTTCACGAGTGATTTTTATGCCAATTTATGTTTACTGGGGTGAAGATGATTTCGCGATGCAAACAGCAATTTTTCGCTTACGCGATCGCTTTGTTGATTCTCAATGGCTCAGTTTTAACTATACCGTAATTCCAGCGACGCAACCTGACGCAGTTATCCAAGGACTTACACAAGCGATCACACCTCCTTTTGGCGCTGGTAATCGCTTGACATGGCTTGTTGATACAACAGTCTTTCAGCAGTGTTCCGCTGACTTATTAGCCGAGTTACAACGCACATTACCCGCTCTTCCTGAAAACTCGGTTTTACTGCTAAGCTGTCGCAACAAACCGGATGGACGTCTCAAATCTACCCAGCTACTCCAAAAATTTGCACAAATTCAGGAATTTTCTTTGATTCCTCCGTGGAAAACCGAGCAACTCATCGACAAAGTACAACAAGCGGCGCGGGAATTGAATATCAAACTGACATCGCAAAGTGCGCAGATGCTAGCGGAAGCTGTCGGTAATGATACACGTCAAATGTATAACGAATTAGAGAAATTACGCACATTTGCCAGTTTTGACTCAAAACCCATAGATAAAGCCGCAGTCGCTGCCTTAGTTAGTAATAATACTCACAACAGTTTGCACCTAGCCGCCGCAATTAAAGATGGCGATTCGGCGAAAGCGTTAGAATTGATAACACAACTGATCGAGCAAAATGAGCCTGCTTTGCGCATCGTTGCGACTTTAATAGGACAATTTCGTACGTGGTTGTGGGTGAAGCTGATGAGTGAGACAAGGCAAGATAATGTAGCGATCGCGCAAGCGGCTGAAATTGCAAATCCTAAGCGCGTTTACTTTTTACAACAAGAAGTTAAAGGCGTTTCCGTGAAGCAACTTGCTTCTACATTGCCAGTATTACTCGAACTCGAAGTCAGCCTAAAACAAGGACTTGAGGAAATCTTAGTTTTACAAACGAAGATTATGGAACTTTGCCAACTTTTTTGCTAATTCTGTTAGTAATTCATTAGGTGTGGTAAGGATATTAAGAATTTTTCCTCTTTACTGCTCAACTAAAGAACTTCAGTCAAGTTCGGGAAAAATACGGAGAAGTCTGAAAAAATTAAGTTTGCAGATTTTGGCGATCGCTCAGCGATTAACTTGAGAATAATTTGATTTCTGGAACTTATAAGCAAGAAATTACTTCAAAACAATTGTTACTCTAAAGTACTGTTCTCGTTGCTTGTTGTATGATATCTTATCGGCATATCGTTTTTGGTCATCGCTTCCGCCGAATGCTATCGCGATCGCTTGTTATCGCTACTTTAAGTAGTGTAAGTGTCGTATCTGGATTAGTCCCTAATTTAGCTGGATCGCGACAAGTGGAATTTTCTTCTGTAGCTTATGCCCAAGCTGTGAGCAATGCAGAGGTAACAAATTATGCTCGCTCAGTTCTCGTCATGGAACCTGTGCGACAAACCGCGTTTAACGAAATTAAAAGAATCATTTCTTCAGACAATATTCCACCGATTGTTTGCAACCAACCACGTAGCTTTAGTTCGCTGCCTACAGATGCACGTAATATTGCAGTCGAGTTCTGCAAGCGATCGCGGCAAATCGTCGAAAGTAATGGTTTAACGATTAATCGCTTCAATGCAATCACAGTCAACTTGCAAAGCGACGCGCAACTCGAACGACGAGTGAAAAATGAGTTATTACGGCTGCAAAATGCTTCGGCTAATTAGTTGTATAAAAAATTAGCATCATAGCGAAATTATATAAATTGATTATCAAGTGCGAGCAAGTAAGCTTAAACTTGCAATATTTCTTATGTTTCATCTATAGCAGTCTCGTTGGGGTAGTTAGGACATCGAACACGCTAAGTTGATAGTTGGCAGTTGACAAAGTTTTCCCACACTCTCTTCACTGTCAACTGATCTCTGACCCCTGCTATAACCCATATTCCAAAAACAAATAGCTAGTATTAGCCTGGCATTAACTCCATCTTAATCTTGCAAGAGTAATGTATTTATCCGTAATAACATGAGTTTGCAGTACCGTGGGACTTACGCGAGAACTCGGATTTTTTGTTTGAATGCATACAAATAGCACCTAACGCTTAGATAGCGCACTGTAATATCAGTGCGTACGTGTTTCATGTTTTCATAATTTGCGTAAGTCCTGAAGATATCTTTACTCATGCTCACATCAGTACAGGGCAAGCAATACAAGAGGAGAACTTACCGTGAGTAGTAAACGCAGCCTCAGGCAGAAGTATTCCCGCATTGCTAGAGGAGCATATGAAGAGGCTACGCACCATACCAGGCAGTTTGATAATGATGGCGAACCGATCTGTAATCGTTCTAGCAATCCCTACTTTTCATCAATCTTGAAATCTCGCTTACAACGTCGTCAAGTATTAAGAGGTACACTTGCCGCAGCAGTAACGTCAATGTTTGCAGGACCAATTCTAGATGGATTAAAAGCTCGTCCTGCCAGTGCCAGCAATACTAAGTTGGGGTTTAAACCGGTTCCTATTAGCGAAGCCGACACCATTGTCGTTCCAGAAGGTTACACCGCCCGCGTTCTCATACCTTGGGGAGAACCGATCAGTGGCAGTTTTCCCCGTTATAGCTTGAAAAATACAGGAGCAGAGCAGGGAATGCAAGTCGGTCAGCATCACGACGGCATGCACTTCTTCCCAATTGAAGGTAAATCACCTTACGAGGGTAGCTCAGTCGATGGACTCTTAGTCGTAAATCATGAATATGTCGAGCCGCGTTATACTCATGCAGCAGCAGTCGGGCAAGCATTAGGTCCTGATAGTTTTCCGCAGAAAGAAGACGGTACTCGTGAAACCGATCAAGTTCTCAAGGAAATGAATGGACATGGAGTCACTATTACGCGGATATCTCGTCAATCTGATGGTAGCTGGCGTGTAGTGCGCGATCGGCGCAATCGTCGGATTACAGCCTTGACTCCTATGGAAATTCGAGGACCTGTACGCGGATCTGATTTAGTTAAAACGAAATACAGTCCAGACGGGACGAGAACTCGTGGCACAATTAACAACTGCGCTCACGGTGTCACTCCTTGGAATACATATCTCACTTGTGAAGAAAACTGGGCGAGATATTTCCTCAACAACGATGCAGACGTACCTCGCGATCACGAGCGTTACGGAGTTTCTACCGATGGCACTTCACGCTACGGCTGGGAATTGGCAGATAGCAAGGCAGATGAGTACATTCGTTTTGGTGCTTCTGCAAGTGGTGCTAGTGCTACTGAAGACTACCGCAACGAACCAAATACTTTTGGCTGGGTGGTAGAAATTGATCCTTTCAATCCCAATAGCACGCCGGTGAAGCATACTTACCTCGGACGATTTGCCCATGAAGGAATTGTGTTTCAGCCACCAGTCGAAGGTCAGCCGATTGTTTGCTATTCCGGCGATGATGCTCGGTTTGAGTACATTTACAAATATGTTTCCGCACAGCCTTATTGTCAAGCAACTGCAAGCGGAGCATTATTAGACGATGGAACGCTCTATGTCGCACGCTTCAATGAAAATGGTACAGGCAACTGGCTAGCACTGAAGTTTGGCGAAAACGGACTTACTCCCGAAAACGGCTTCCAGAACCAGGCAGATATTTTAGTGAATACGCGCACCGCTGCTGATTTTGTTGGTGCAACCAAGATGGATCGTCCTGAGTGGGGGGCAGTCGATCCTCGCAATGGAAACGTTTACTTTACACTGACCAACAACTCTAATCGCAAACCAGACCAAGTGGATGCTGTTAACCCCCGTCCTGAGAACGATTGGGGACACATCGTTCGCTGGAGTGAAGCTGGCAAGAACCCAACTGCGACTTCGTTTCAATGGGATATATTTGTGCTGGCTGGACCAGAAAATGATAGCCGCAAGCTATCTGGACGTCCTCTCAATGCCGACAACATTTTTGTGAACCCAGATGGACTGTGGTTTGATGCCGATGCTCGCTTGTGGATTCAAACTGACATTGGTGAAAGCTCTCAGAACCAGGGTGAGTTTGCACAGTTTGGCAACAACCAAATGTTAGCAGCCGATCCAGATACTGGTGAAATTCGCCGCTTCTTAACAGGACCCATCGGACAAGAAATTACAGGTGTGGTGACAACGCCTGACCAGCGCACAATGTTTATCAACGTCCAGCACCCAGGAGCAAGTACTTCTGAAGAGGAGTTTGCGGCAGGTAAAATTAACTCACGCTGGCCCAACCAAGATCCAAAAATTTATCCTCGATCCGCGACAGTCGTTATTACTAAAGATGATGGTGGCATCATTGGAACTTAGCGATCGCTCAATTTTCAATCGTGGTGTCATTCGCAACTAAAGACTAAACTTAAGTCATTTTGGGGGTCAATGTGACCCCTTAAATATTCTTGACACGCTATCATCTCTGTATGAAATTTTAAACCAAAAAATACTATTCTTTTCTAAAGATATTTCAAAATAATTATTACTTAACGCTTGTCTAATGAGGTTTTAGCTACATAGCTAATATTAACAATTAAAGTACTTACGCATACGTATGTCAATCTAGAAAATAATTTTTGTAAAAACTAACTCCTCAATTTAGATCGCTTTATTTGAGCAGTATTAACCACAGGATTAACTCACCTTAATGTTGTACAGGTACTGTATTTAACCGGAATACTGCGAATAAATTCGCCGATCTACAAACGCCGTAGCTAGCAAACGGTTGCATAGCGATTCTGACAAGAAGGGGAGTTTCATGTCTAAGCTTACTCGCAGACAGCTACTTGTGTTCTTTGGAGCCAGTGCTGGTACTGCTGTATTAGCGCCTGTCGTAGGAGAAAGATTACTGGGTAACGGGTCTACCTATGCCCAAACAGTTGTACCTTTAAGCTTTACGCCTGTACGTTTACCACATCCTTTACCGATATATCAACAGCAAGTCAGTTATTTACCAACAGGAATTGGTAAGGGGAATATATTACAGCCTTCTTCGGATGCTCAGTTAACAACTTACACCGTTTTTGATGATGTGATTGTGCCGCCAGAGTATGAGCGGTATGTGATTGTACGCTGGGGCGATCGCGTTTTTCCCAACAAAGACGATTACTTTGGCTTCAACTGCGACTATACTTCGTTTGTTCCTATCAAGGGCAACCTTAATGATGGCTATCTTTGGGTCAACCACGAATACGTTGGCTATCCAATCAGTGCTTTTGCGCCAGGTACCCCAGAAGATGTTACCGATACATCACAATTTCCTGAGGCTTTTCCTGCTGTCGTTGGATTCAAAGCTTCCGAGAAAAACCGCGCACTTTTAGGCGAATTCCTCTACAACTTAGGGGGATCTATTGTACGGATTGCAAAAGACAACAACGGACGTTATCAGGTAGTGAGCGATCGCAATAATCGCCGCATTCATGGTCTTTCCGGCTTAGCGATCAATAGCCAGCGTAGCGATCAGTACAAAGATGTGACATCTTGGGGTAACTCCAGCCACCAAAAAGGAGATAATAACTATCTAATAGGCACTGGACCTGCTGCTAAAGAGGTGTTTAACCTGAGTTCCGATGGCTTAGGAAATAAAATTATTGGCACTGCTTATAACTGTTCTGGTGGTACGACTCCTTGGAATACAATTCTGTCTGCTGAGGAGAACTTTCAAGGAAGTTCAACCTTCTTTGTTGGTGTCACCGAAGCCGTTAACTCCGATGGAACTCAAGTTGGTTATATCGAAGAAACTACAGGTGCTGAGTTTGGTTTAGTTGGGGAAAAATACGGTTGGATGGTAGAAATCGATCCCTACAATCCTAATTTCCGTCCCCGCAAACATACTGCCCTAGGTCGCTTCCGTCATGAAAACATTGCCTTCCGTGCAGAAGTTGGTAAAAAGCTAGTCGGCTACATGGGTGACGATCGCCGTGGCGGTCACACTTGGAAGTTTGTCAGCAAAGGAACTGTTGTTAAGCCTGTTGATGGCAATGCGAAAAAAGACAATAGCGCCTTATTTGAAGAAGGTACGCTGTACGTAGCTAAATACAATCCACCTAAAGACCCAAGCAAAGCGGAAGGAACAGGGGAATGGATTCCACTTGTATTAAGTACTGCAACTAATCCAATTGCACCGTCTGTTTTAGCTTCTGTCGAATTGGCAGCTTTAGGTACAGCAACAAGAGACGGTTTAATCAAGTTACCTAGCCGGATTAGCACAGGTCAAGAAGTAGACGGTGGTGGATTTGATGTCACGATCGCTAATGAAGCTACCGCGCTTCCACCTTATAAAGGCAAAAAGTTATCTGATTTCTACAGCAGTCAAGGTGCAGTACTTGTTGATGCCTTCCTTGCAGCTAACTTAGTAGGCGGAACTCCTACAGCGCGTCCTGAAGACTTGGAAGTGAATCCCCGCAATCCGAGAGAAGTGTTCATTGCTTACACTGACGGTGCGCCAGGAAGTGACGGTTATCCTGATTCGCGGATTTTTGTCGTTTCTAAGTACAGTCCAGCAGTTACGGCTGCGCAACCTTCGGGAGAACTCTTCAAGATTATTGAAGATAGCGAAGATAGTACCGGCACAACTTTCCGTTGGCAACGATTTGTCAAAGGTGGAGAAGCAGGTGCCGAACCTGGTGATGGCTTTGCCAACGTAGATAACTTGGCGTTCGATACCCAAGGCAATATCTGGGGCGTAACGGATATGTCTACTTCAGCGCATAATGGTTTTGATGTTGGTGCTGCGGGTACACTATTGGACATAGAACATACGGTTGTAGGTTCTGAATCGCCTAGTGTCATCGATTCCAACAAAAATGTAGAAACTTCAAACCTTATTGGTGTATTCGGTAACAACTGGTTATTCTTCATTCCTACAAGTGGTTCTGATGCAGGAGAAATCGTACCATTTGCTTATGGTCCACCGCGCTGCGAGATGACAGGACCAACGTTTGTTGGCAACGATACCTTGATTATTGCCGTGCAGCATCCTGGTGAAGATTGTCCTTATACTCCGCAAGTGACTCTTAGTCGCGAGACTGAGATGCTCAACTTAGATGGTACGCTCTTTAAGCAGAAGCGTACTGTACCGCGTGGTAGCAATTGGCCTAGCAATATTGAAGGTAAACCTCAGGGCGCACCTCGTCCATCAGTTATCGGTATTCGCCGCAAAGATGGCAAAGGAACATTTGTGTAAATTGTTGCCTTAATTGCATGAATTAATTATGGTTATTTCGAGAGATATTTGCTGCTGGAAATAACCATTTTTTTTCTAGCTTGGCGAATTTATTCGCAGCTATATAAACAAAGTCCACGGAGGTGGA
This window contains:
- a CDS encoding cobalt-precorrin-8X methylmutase gives rise to the protein MKREQNESTIQIHPIMEQSFAVIDREIGAHNWSDAEYAIVRRVIHTTADFEFKHLISFSPEAIHAGIAALRCGVPIVTDVSMVKQGVIGLVTKTFNNPLISAVEQVSTALPGKTRTETGILQCYEKYPHAIYVIGNAPTALLALCDRITTTSILPALAIGAPVGFISVLESKAALAQTPVHQIRVESRKGGSAVAAAILNALIMLALQK
- the holA gene encoding DNA polymerase III subunit delta, which produces MPIYVYWGEDDFAMQTAIFRLRDRFVDSQWLSFNYTVIPATQPDAVIQGLTQAITPPFGAGNRLTWLVDTTVFQQCSADLLAELQRTLPALPENSVLLLSCRNKPDGRLKSTQLLQKFAQIQEFSLIPPWKTEQLIDKVQQAARELNIKLTSQSAQMLAEAVGNDTRQMYNELEKLRTFASFDSKPIDKAAVAALVSNNTHNSLHLAAAIKDGDSAKALELITQLIEQNEPALRIVATLIGQFRTWLWVKLMSETRQDNVAIAQAAEIANPKRVYFLQQEVKGVSVKQLASTLPVLLELEVSLKQGLEEILVLQTKIMELCQLFC
- a CDS encoding DUF4168 domain-containing protein yields the protein MISYRHIVFGHRFRRMLSRSLVIATLSSVSVVSGLVPNLAGSRQVEFSSVAYAQAVSNAEVTNYARSVLVMEPVRQTAFNEIKRIISSDNIPPIVCNQPRSFSSLPTDARNIAVEFCKRSRQIVESNGLTINRFNAITVNLQSDAQLERRVKNELLRLQNASAN
- a CDS encoding PhoX family phosphatase, translated to MSSKRSLRQKYSRIARGAYEEATHHTRQFDNDGEPICNRSSNPYFSSILKSRLQRRQVLRGTLAAAVTSMFAGPILDGLKARPASASNTKLGFKPVPISEADTIVVPEGYTARVLIPWGEPISGSFPRYSLKNTGAEQGMQVGQHHDGMHFFPIEGKSPYEGSSVDGLLVVNHEYVEPRYTHAAAVGQALGPDSFPQKEDGTRETDQVLKEMNGHGVTITRISRQSDGSWRVVRDRRNRRITALTPMEIRGPVRGSDLVKTKYSPDGTRTRGTINNCAHGVTPWNTYLTCEENWARYFLNNDADVPRDHERYGVSTDGTSRYGWELADSKADEYIRFGASASGASATEDYRNEPNTFGWVVEIDPFNPNSTPVKHTYLGRFAHEGIVFQPPVEGQPIVCYSGDDARFEYIYKYVSAQPYCQATASGALLDDGTLYVARFNENGTGNWLALKFGENGLTPENGFQNQADILVNTRTAADFVGATKMDRPEWGAVDPRNGNVYFTLTNNSNRKPDQVDAVNPRPENDWGHIVRWSEAGKNPTATSFQWDIFVLAGPENDSRKLSGRPLNADNIFVNPDGLWFDADARLWIQTDIGESSQNQGEFAQFGNNQMLAADPDTGEIRRFLTGPIGQEITGVVTTPDQRTMFINVQHPGASTSEEEFAAGKINSRWPNQDPKIYPRSATVVITKDDGGIIGT
- a CDS encoding PhoX family phosphatase, translating into MSKLTRRQLLVFFGASAGTAVLAPVVGERLLGNGSTYAQTVVPLSFTPVRLPHPLPIYQQQVSYLPTGIGKGNILQPSSDAQLTTYTVFDDVIVPPEYERYVIVRWGDRVFPNKDDYFGFNCDYTSFVPIKGNLNDGYLWVNHEYVGYPISAFAPGTPEDVTDTSQFPEAFPAVVGFKASEKNRALLGEFLYNLGGSIVRIAKDNNGRYQVVSDRNNRRIHGLSGLAINSQRSDQYKDVTSWGNSSHQKGDNNYLIGTGPAAKEVFNLSSDGLGNKIIGTAYNCSGGTTPWNTILSAEENFQGSSTFFVGVTEAVNSDGTQVGYIEETTGAEFGLVGEKYGWMVEIDPYNPNFRPRKHTALGRFRHENIAFRAEVGKKLVGYMGDDRRGGHTWKFVSKGTVVKPVDGNAKKDNSALFEEGTLYVAKYNPPKDPSKAEGTGEWIPLVLSTATNPIAPSVLASVELAALGTATRDGLIKLPSRISTGQEVDGGGFDVTIANEATALPPYKGKKLSDFYSSQGAVLVDAFLAANLVGGTPTARPEDLEVNPRNPREVFIAYTDGAPGSDGYPDSRIFVVSKYSPAVTAAQPSGELFKIIEDSEDSTGTTFRWQRFVKGGEAGAEPGDGFANVDNLAFDTQGNIWGVTDMSTSAHNGFDVGAAGTLLDIEHTVVGSESPSVIDSNKNVETSNLIGVFGNNWLFFIPTSGSDAGEIVPFAYGPPRCEMTGPTFVGNDTLIIAVQHPGEDCPYTPQVTLSRETEMLNLDGTLFKQKRTVPRGSNWPSNIEGKPQGAPRPSVIGIRRKDGKGTFV